The genomic region TTTTTCCAAAGGTTTGATCATAGCCATTTCAGTTTTCGCCTTCCTCTTTTGCTTTAGGCTTATCTATGGATATGTATCCTACTCTTCAGAAGCGGATTCCTCGACAAACATTCTTCCCTCGCAAACGCGAGAGTCGACTTATGTGAAACAGAACATTGCTTCGAAGAAAATTCGACAGGAAGGTAATGGAATTCCTAAAAGTTTTGACCAAAAATACGAAAAAGTCGCAACGTTAGAAACTCAATCCTCTGAAATTGAAAGCGACGAAAAGAAAGTAAGAGACCTCGTAAATTCTTCAGCATCAATCATACAATACGAAAACAGTGCCGGATTAAAAGAGAGCCGAAATCGTATTATTAAGTTAGCCGTCGGAGTTCCTCCCGAAAAATTCGACGAACTCGTAAATGAATTCAAAAAAATTGGTAAAACCCTTCTCCTTACGATTGATAAAAAAGATAAAACAAACGAATACAAAGATCTTCAGGCAAAAAAAGAATCTCTTCTAAAAATTCGAAATTCGCTTTCGAGCTTAAAAAGCAAAGGCGGAAGAATCGATGAGTTTATTAATCTAGAAAATCGTATTTTAGAGATCGAAGACGAAATTCAGAGGTTAGGGATCAGCCTGGGAGAATATGATTCTGAAAATGAATTCTGCACAGTTCTCATAACAATTTTTGAAAATAAATCTTCTCCAAGCGAAAGAATCAGCATCCTCCATAGGATAAAAGTCGCTTTAGAATGGACTATAAAATACTACTTCCTTCTTTCATTCTCTCTTCTTTTTGTCATTTTGCTGACTCATTTCGGCTTTCCTCTTCTTGAAAAAATGAAACGAGTCTTAATCGGAAAAGAAGAAAGATAAGATAAAAAAGGTTCCAAGACATCTAAACTTCTTCTTGAAAAGAAACTAGGTTCAAATTGAATATCTTTCAAACCTAGTTTCTTTTCTAAGAATTTAAGAAAGAAAAATTTTTATCAAATGGCTAAAACCAAAAAACTTTCCGAACCGTTTCAAATCGGCAACCTACTCCCCGAACACAGAGAAAGCGCGATCGAACTCGTAAATCAGTTCTTTCGTATGTTAAATTCCCTCACGTTAGACGGTGTTTTTAAAATCCGTCCGAGGGCCGGAACTAAAATGGTGGATGTCTATTTAAAACTCCGGGGAACAGGGAAGGTGCTTCTTCTTGGCGGTTTCTTAGGCGAAGAATTGGTTTCTCTTCTCATCGCTCGGACCGAAGAGAAACCCTATTTAGAGGAAAACAAAACTCTCTTTATCGATTTAGCCGTTACCAAACGAGGAAAGCAAAAATCCGGTTTCATGAAACCTCTCGTCCTTTCCTGTGAGTCGTGGGCAAAAGAACAAGGATTTCAAAGCGTAGAATTGAGAGCGATCGCAGAGAATGAGAATGCGGTTTCTTTTTGGAAAAATATGGGTTATGATCCTTTCTATGTTCGTTTTAGAAAATTAATTTAGATTTTTAGAATATTCTAATTTATTATATTCTTACATTCCTTTTCATTACGTTAAATAAAATATTGAATAATATCAATTTTAATAGCAGAACGCAATTCTAATTTTTTAATACATACGGTTGCTCCATTTTGAGATATTAAGAACGATTCAACCCCCAAAAAATAAAAATAGATTTCTAATTAAAGCAATTCACCACTTTTGAAAAACGCATGCTCCTAACTGATATGTTTTATAGATAATAAGAATAACAGATTCATATTTTAGAAAATGCCACTTAAGACCTTGCGCCTTTATGCCTATCGCCTTATCGGCAATGTATTCAAGAAGGCAAGGATGATTCGGCTTTCGCAGTTAGTTGAAGTTCGCATAAGCGCAAAACTTCAGAGTGAAACTCCGATGTTCGCAGTTAGCCGAGGTTCGCGTAAACGCAAGATTTCAAGAGAAAATTCCGGTGTCCACAATTAGCCAATGTTCGTATAAACGCCGGACACCAAGGGGAAAACTCCGATGTCCAAAATTAGTCGAAGTTCGTATAAACGCCGGTTTTCAAGGGAGAAAAACTCCGGTGTCCAAAATTAGTCGAAGTTCGTATAAACGCCGGTTTTCAAGGGAGAAAAACTCCGATGTCCAAAATTAGTCGAAGTTCGTATAAACGCCGGTTTTCAAGGTAGAAAAACTCCGGTGTCCACAATTAGCCGATGTTCGTATAAACGCCGGACACCAAGGGGAAAACTCCGATGTCCAAAATTAGTCGAAGTTCGTATAAACGCCGGTTTTCAAGGGAGAAAAACTCCGGTGTCCAAAATTAGTCGAAGTTCGTATAAACGCCGGTTTTCAAGGGAGAAAAACTCCGATGTCCACAATTAGTCGAAGTTCGTATAAACGCAAAAATTCTCTTGCGGGTTTCTAATCCTCCCATTCAAACCATCTAACAAATCAATTCCCCTCAAAAATTCCAACCTTTGAAATCTTAACTCAAAGGTCCTGTGCATTTTTCGTATGACTTACTCTCGAATCACATCCACTTCTACTTTCAACTTGTGCTTTCCCCCGCCGAATAGAATCCCCTTGAGAGGAGAAACGTCGGCAAAATCGCGACCGATCGAGGTAAAAATGTATTCTTCGCTTAACATTTTCCCGTTCGTAGGATCGTAGTCCACCCAACCGATTCCAGGAGAATAAATTGAAAACCAAGCGTGGGAGGCGTCCGAACCTTGGAGCTTCGTCTGGCCGGGCGGTGGAAAGGTTTCGATATAACCGGAGACGTATCTGCAAGGAATTCCCACACTCCTTAATGCCGCTATGGAAAGATGAGTAAAATCTTGACAAACGCCTTTCCTATTTTTCAAAACCTGTGCGGGCGGAGTTTGTATCGTAGTTGCACCCGCTTTGAATTCGAATGATTGATAAAAACGAACTGTGTAATCCATGACCGCCTGCAAGAGCGGTTTTTCAAAATCCATCATCTCTATCGCAAACTTTGCAAAGAGAGGATCTCGAATCGCGAAAGCGGAATCGGCTATGTATTCCAAAGCTTCCAAGTCTTCCCTTAGGTGTGAGGAAGCCAGAAGTGTTGGAATCTCGGAGACTCTCGGCGAATGATTCAGATCTCCGTAATCGATCGGATGTGTACTTACCTTGCTCTCGGAAACGATCTCTAAGGATTGATGAGAATCTTCCACAGAAAACGAATAAACCAAATTTCCAAAATAGTCTTTTCTATAACCGGAGACAGACGGTCCCGGATGAACTCTGAGTTTTAGATCCTTACAATCCTGATGATGATTGGTTACCGGGCACATATGCGCCAGATTATGACAGTGGGAAACTTCCTCTTGATAGCTGTATCGGGTAACGTGTTTCACGGTATATTCAGCCATTGTTGTAATCTCCAAGCTGAATCTGCTCTTCCACGTAACGGAAATATCTGGCGCTAACCGAATCCGACAAGGAGGCGATCTGATAGTTGATATCGTTTAACCAGCGTACGATGCTTAAAGACGGATTGACGTATTCGAAAAGGCGTTTTGCATCCTCTTGAATAAAACGATTTCGAACCTCGGAGACGATCCTCTCTTCCGCTGTTGCCTCTTCTTTTTCCGAATGGGGAAGATAAGAAACATATTCGCCGAGTTTTCTCAACTGATAAGCCAACGATCGAGGGTTTGATTCGTCAAACAGAAGAATGTCCAGAACGGACTCGGCTTCGATTCGATATCGGTATCTTCTTCTATACGTGATCTTGATGTCATTAATGTTCAAGAGTGCTTCGAACATACTTTTGTTATAGAGCGTGGATTGATTTAAAACCGTGGTAACGAGTCTTATCGTATAAGACGCCCTCTCGATTCTTTTTCCGATGTTCATAAAATACCAACCGGTTTCACGGGACATACTTTCAATTCCTAGACCGGACATGGAAGCGAGTCTTGTTATCAATAGGATGAGATATTCTAAGATTTCGTCATAAGAACCGTATTTGAACGCGTCATCCGTCTCGATCATGGAAAGAATATAACGACTGTCTTCCGAAAGTCGGTCTCTTACCGATTTGGAGGCACGCACGTACGCATTCAAGTCGGACCGAATACTTCCCGTTTGCTGATGCGAGAATACCTGCGCAAACATCTGTTCCCTTGCACCGTTCAAAGGATCTTCCAAATTCAATTGTAAGAATCCGGGATACGTTGCTGTGACATGAGTCGCGATCTGAAGCAAAAGTTGAACGTGATCCTTTTCATATGGTTCGTCCATGTGAATCATATTCAAAATGACTTCGCGTAACAATCGAGCCTGATTTTCGGAACGTTCCGCATAACGTCCCATCCAAAACATATTATCCGCGACTCGGCTCGGGATACCGGCCCCGCTTCGTTTGATCTGCATTCTTTCCGTTTTTCCGGGAAGAAGAGTAACGTCCTTTTTCTCTTCGGAGGCGAGGATCCAAAGATCTTTCGAGATAGCGCCGGTCTGATTGGTAACGACGAGATCGTTAACGTTCTCGGTGACGCGCACCAACCCTCCTGACATGGTCATATAACCGTTTTCGGAAAGGGTCGTAAACGCACGAAAAACGGAACGCCCTTGGATGAAACTTTCACCGGAAAGAACCGGACACGTCGATCCGTTCACGATTTCTTGCGCCACGTATTTTTCCGGATGAGCAAAAAGTTTTTTCCAAATCCATTCCCTTTCGCTATTCGGAAGAGAAGAAAGGAACACCCCCGGTTCCAAAGGATCGCGCACCGCTCGTTTGAAAACGAATCGATCCGGATAATCTAGGACTTCTTGTCTGGATTCCGAATTGCCCATCCAAAGAGTCCGCACGTTAGGCAAAATCAAATCCTCGGAAAGATAATATCTACAAAGAGAGGACAAGAACGGATGAATCGCTCTGTTCTCCAAAAATCCGGACCC from Leptospira stimsonii harbors:
- a CDS encoding circularly permuted type 2 ATP-grasp protein; amino-acid sequence: MVQNFMVNPANARLNLREGYNPNPSIYDELYDGEGKLRPKYEFLINSLESLSQEELVRRKRDSLRILQENGVTYNVYEEPGAVERLWSLDLFPVLMESKEWEGVERGLIQRAELLDALFKDVYGPRKLLYDKKIPPEILFSSPDFLRQCNGFGHSTSNELCFMASDLARQENGNFVVLGDRIQAPSGSGYSLENRIVLSRIFPSIYRDSQVHRVALYFRSLRKALQSLSKVQEREPLIVLLTPGAGNETYFEHAYLAGYLGFTLAQAEDLTVRNNFVFIKTVEGLQQVDVIFRRVVDLYMDPLELKGDSLLGVPGILNVIREGNVRVANPIGSGFLENRAIHPFLSSLCRYYLSEDLILPNVRTLWMGNSESRQEVLDYPDRFVFKRAVRDPLEPGVFLSSLPNSEREWIWKKLFAHPEKYVAQEIVNGSTCPVLSGESFIQGRSVFRAFTTLSENGYMTMSGGLVRVTENVNDLVVTNQTGAISKDLWILASEEKKDVTLLPGKTERMQIKRSGAGIPSRVADNMFWMGRYAERSENQARLLREVILNMIHMDEPYEKDHVQLLLQIATHVTATYPGFLQLNLEDPLNGAREQMFAQVFSHQQTGSIRSDLNAYVRASKSVRDRLSEDSRYILSMIETDDAFKYGSYDEILEYLILLITRLASMSGLGIESMSRETGWYFMNIGKRIERASYTIRLVTTVLNQSTLYNKSMFEALLNINDIKITYRRRYRYRIEAESVLDILLFDESNPRSLAYQLRKLGEYVSYLPHSEKEEATAEERIVSEVRNRFIQEDAKRLFEYVNPSLSIVRWLNDINYQIASLSDSVSARYFRYVEEQIQLGDYNNG
- a CDS encoding DUF4349 domain-containing protein, whose amino-acid sequence is MKQNIASKKIRQEGNGIPKSFDQKYEKVATLETQSSEIESDEKKVRDLVNSSASIIQYENSAGLKESRNRIIKLAVGVPPEKFDELVNEFKKIGKTLLLTIDKKDKTNEYKDLQAKKESLLKIRNSLSSLKSKGGRIDEFINLENRILEIEDEIQRLGISLGEYDSENEFCTVLITIFENKSSPSERISILHRIKVALEWTIKYYFLLSFSLLFVILLTHFGFPLLEKMKRVLIGKEER
- a CDS encoding transglutaminase family protein, with the protein product MAEYTVKHVTRYSYQEEVSHCHNLAHMCPVTNHHQDCKDLKLRVHPGPSVSGYRKDYFGNLVYSFSVEDSHQSLEIVSESKVSTHPIDYGDLNHSPRVSEIPTLLASSHLREDLEALEYIADSAFAIRDPLFAKFAIEMMDFEKPLLQAVMDYTVRFYQSFEFKAGATTIQTPPAQVLKNRKGVCQDFTHLSIAALRSVGIPCRYVSGYIETFPPPGQTKLQGSDASHAWFSIYSPGIGWVDYDPTNGKMLSEEYIFTSIGRDFADVSPLKGILFGGGKHKLKVEVDVIRE
- a CDS encoding GNAT family N-acetyltransferase, giving the protein MAKTKKLSEPFQIGNLLPEHRESAIELVNQFFRMLNSLTLDGVFKIRPRAGTKMVDVYLKLRGTGKVLLLGGFLGEELVSLLIARTEEKPYLEENKTLFIDLAVTKRGKQKSGFMKPLVLSCESWAKEQGFQSVELRAIAENENAVSFWKNMGYDPFYVRFRKLI